The following coding sequences are from one Vibrio syngnathi window:
- a CDS encoding glutamate synthase subunit beta has protein sequence MGKPTGFLEHGRELPKKLDPSVRIEDNKEFVLNEEFGEKINTQASRCMDCGVPFCHNGCPIGNIIPEFNDAVYRDSWEEAWNILSSTNNFPEFTGRVCPAPCESACVLGINQDPITICNIEKTIVETAYREGYAKPKTPRSRTGKTVAVIGSGPAGLAAAEQLNSAGHSVTVFERDEKVGGLLRFGIPDFKLGMDVIDRKINLMAEAGVEFKVNQHIGVDVNAQQLRQEFDVVLLTGGSTVPRDLPIPGRELKGVHFAMEFLGQNNRRANDLDLKTEELHAKDKHIVVIGGGDTGSDCVGTSNRHKAASITQVEIMPIPPEKRPANMPWPQYPMIMKTTTSHEEGCERHWNILTKEFISDDNGNVTGLRIADIVWQDAKPGERPGFDEVANSERVIPCDMAFLAMGFLHPEPTGVLAQLDIKLDERGNVASEGFATNQKGVFAAGDMRTGQSLVVRCINEGRECAIAIDDFLMGNSNLEAKADSLMLSA, from the coding sequence ATGGGTAAGCCTACTGGATTTTTAGAACACGGTCGTGAGCTTCCAAAGAAGCTCGACCCGTCAGTTCGAATTGAAGACAACAAAGAGTTCGTACTTAACGAAGAGTTTGGTGAAAAGATCAATACTCAAGCATCTCGTTGTATGGACTGTGGCGTACCTTTCTGTCACAACGGCTGTCCGATTGGTAACATCATCCCAGAATTCAATGACGCTGTTTATCGCGACAGCTGGGAAGAGGCTTGGAACATTCTTAGCTCTACCAATAACTTCCCTGAGTTTACAGGTCGTGTTTGTCCTGCTCCTTGTGAAAGTGCCTGTGTTCTTGGCATCAACCAAGACCCAATCACTATCTGTAATATCGAGAAAACGATTGTAGAAACTGCGTACCGTGAAGGGTACGCAAAGCCTAAGACACCACGCTCTCGCACAGGTAAAACTGTTGCGGTTATCGGTTCAGGTCCTGCTGGCTTAGCCGCCGCTGAGCAGCTAAACAGCGCTGGTCACTCGGTAACGGTATTTGAACGTGACGAGAAAGTCGGTGGTCTACTTCGCTTCGGTATCCCAGATTTCAAGCTGGGTATGGACGTGATTGATCGTAAGATCAACCTAATGGCTGAAGCTGGCGTTGAGTTTAAAGTGAACCAACACATAGGTGTTGATGTTAATGCTCAACAGCTACGCCAAGAATTTGATGTGGTATTGCTAACGGGTGGTTCTACGGTTCCACGCGACTTACCAATCCCAGGTCGTGAGCTGAAAGGCGTTCACTTTGCCATGGAATTCCTTGGTCAAAACAACCGCCGTGCCAACGACCTAGATCTTAAGACAGAAGAACTTCACGCTAAAGATAAGCACATTGTGGTTATCGGTGGTGGTGATACGGGGTCTGACTGTGTGGGCACATCAAACCGTCATAAAGCAGCAAGCATTACTCAGGTTGAGATCATGCCGATCCCACCAGAGAAACGCCCTGCAAATATGCCTTGGCCTCAATACCCAATGATCATGAAAACGACCACTTCTCACGAAGAGGGTTGTGAACGTCATTGGAACATCCTGACTAAAGAGTTCATCTCTGACGATAACGGTAATGTAACCGGGCTTCGTATCGCTGACATCGTTTGGCAAGACGCAAAACCAGGCGAACGTCCAGGTTTTGATGAAGTAGCGAACTCTGAACGTGTTATCCCTTGTGACATGGCATTCCTTGCAATGGGCTTCTTACACCCAGAGCCTACAGGCGTGCTTGCTCAACTAGATATTAAACTGGACGAGCGCGGTAACGTCGCTTCTGAAGGTTTTGCGACGAACCAGAAAGGCGTTTTCGCTGCTGGTGATATGCGTACTGGTCAATCTCTGGTTGTACGTTGTATTAATGAAGGTCGTGAATGTGCAATTGCCATTGATGACTTCTTAATGGGTAACTCAAACTTAGAAGCGAAAGCAGATTCACTCATGCTTTCCGCATAA
- the gltB gene encoding glutamate synthase large subunit: protein MALYDPSLEKDNCGFGLIAQMEGQPSHKLVRTAISALDRMTHRGGIAADGKTGDGCGLLLQKPDSYLRIIAEENNFKLGKQYAVGMIFFSQDPIKAQSAQDIVNKELAQETLTVAGWRVVPTNTDVLGPIAKDSVPNIQQVFISAPAGWRERDIERRLYIARRRIEKQITEDKDFYICSLSTQVMVYKGLCMPADLPRFYLDLADLRMESAICLFHQRFSTNTQPRWPLAQPFRYLAHNGEINTIEGNRQWAKARAYKFSSPLLPDLQTAAPFVNETGSDSSSLDNMLDLFLAGGMDVFRAMRMLVPPAWQNHPDMDPELRAFYDFNSKHMEPWDGPAGIVLSDGRYAACNLDRNGLRPARYVITKDNLITLASEVGIWNYAPDEVAEKGRVGPGELLVIDTRRGKLWQSNEIDNDLKGRHPYKEWMDKNVHKLTPFSALADDQVGKRNFDDDTLKTYQKQFAMSNEESDQVLRVLGDMGQEAVGSMGDDTPMAVLSSKERLITDYFRQKFAQVTNPPIDPLREKHVMSLATSIGQEMNVFCETDGHAYRVTFDSPVLLYSDMQQLLQLNQKHYGHAILSMHYDPAEKDLEQAINDLCDRAVQDVRDGAVLVVLSDKGLEKGKLPVPAAMAVGAVQTRLADTNLRCDANIVVETATARDPHQFAVLLGFGATAVYPYLAYEALGKMLDDGSLDKDYRTALQNYQNGINKGLYKIMSKMGISTIASYRCSQLFEAVGLHTDVVDLCFRGVTTRIQGASFSDFQQDIYNLSRKAWTKRKPLEHGGLLKYVHGGEYHAYNPDVVSTLQTAVKTGETSDYQSFAKQVNARPAAMLRDLMSLKKADQPLPLAQVEPSSDLFKRFDSAAMSIGALSPEAHEALAMAMNRLGGYSNSGEGGEDPRRFGTDRNSRIKQIASGRFGVTPHYLTNADVLQIKVAQGAKPGEGGQLPGHKVTAEIAKLRYSVQGVTLISPPPHHDIYSIEDLAQLIFDLKQVNPKALVSVKLVSEPGVGTIATGVAKAYADLITISGYDGGTAASPLTSVKYAGCPWELGLAETQQALVANGLRHKIRLQVDGGLKTGLDVIKGAILGAESFGFGTAPMVAMGCKFLRICHLNNCATGVATQDETLRREYFKGLPDMVVNYFTGLADEVRQYLAELGVEKLTDLIGRTDLLEAVQGLTAKQSKLDLSSILEAPVSPEGHPLFWTEPNAPFDKAQLNQQILDDAIDAIEKRQSTSLYYNVINTDRSIGARISGEIAKRYGNQGMAGSPIKLYLDGTAGQSFAVWNAGGVELYLTGDANDYVGKGMAGGKVVIKPHQGTAFTCNEATIIGNTCLYGATGGKLFAAGTAGERFGVRNSGTVAVIEGAGDNACEYMTGGIVAILGATGVNFGAGMTGGFAYVMDKNEDFQGRVNNESVEALSLSDLFIHQEHLRGLIAEHLEETGSVHAEAILANFDEWIPKFYLVKPKTADLNTLLGHQSRSSAELRVQAQ, encoded by the coding sequence ATGGCTCTATATGATCCTAGTCTTGAAAAAGACAACTGTGGATTTGGTTTAATAGCGCAAATGGAAGGCCAACCGAGTCATAAGTTGGTGCGAACTGCTATTTCAGCCCTCGATCGCATGACACACCGTGGTGGTATCGCCGCGGATGGTAAAACCGGAGATGGCTGTGGCTTATTGCTACAGAAGCCAGACTCTTACCTCAGGATTATTGCAGAAGAGAATAACTTCAAGCTCGGCAAGCAATATGCCGTCGGCATGATTTTCTTCAGCCAAGATCCAATCAAAGCGCAATCCGCACAAGACATCGTCAATAAAGAGCTCGCTCAAGAAACGTTAACCGTTGCAGGTTGGCGTGTCGTGCCGACTAACACCGACGTATTAGGTCCAATCGCCAAAGATTCTGTTCCCAATATTCAACAAGTGTTTATCTCGGCCCCAGCAGGTTGGCGTGAGCGCGATATTGAACGACGCCTTTATATCGCTCGTCGTCGAATTGAAAAGCAGATCACCGAAGACAAAGATTTTTATATTTGTAGCCTGTCGACTCAAGTCATGGTCTACAAAGGCTTGTGTATGCCCGCCGATCTTCCGCGATTTTACCTCGATCTTGCAGACTTACGTATGGAATCTGCAATATGTCTGTTCCACCAGCGTTTCTCAACTAATACTCAGCCGCGTTGGCCACTGGCTCAACCATTCCGCTATTTGGCACACAATGGTGAGATCAATACCATTGAAGGCAACCGTCAATGGGCTAAAGCTCGCGCCTATAAATTCTCTTCACCGCTGCTGCCCGATTTACAAACGGCCGCACCTTTTGTGAATGAGACAGGATCAGACTCCTCAAGCCTAGACAACATGCTCGATCTATTCCTTGCCGGTGGTATGGATGTATTCCGAGCGATGCGTATGCTTGTGCCGCCCGCTTGGCAAAACCACCCAGACATGGATCCAGAGCTTCGTGCCTTTTACGATTTCAACTCCAAGCACATGGAACCGTGGGACGGCCCTGCGGGTATCGTACTGTCTGACGGCCGTTATGCTGCATGTAACCTCGACAGAAACGGCTTACGCCCTGCTCGCTATGTGATCACCAAAGACAACCTAATCACCTTGGCATCTGAAGTCGGTATCTGGAATTATGCGCCTGACGAAGTAGCAGAGAAAGGACGTGTTGGCCCGGGTGAACTGCTCGTTATTGATACGCGTCGCGGTAAGCTATGGCAGTCGAACGAGATCGACAATGATCTTAAAGGCCGTCACCCATATAAAGAGTGGATGGATAAAAACGTTCACAAATTAACACCGTTTTCCGCACTAGCAGATGACCAAGTCGGTAAGCGTAATTTTGATGATGACACCCTAAAGACCTATCAAAAACAGTTTGCAATGAGCAACGAAGAGTCAGACCAAGTACTGCGCGTACTCGGTGACATGGGACAAGAAGCGGTCGGCTCGATGGGCGACGATACACCAATGGCAGTACTGTCTTCGAAAGAGCGCCTCATTACCGACTATTTCCGTCAGAAGTTTGCTCAAGTAACCAATCCACCGATTGACCCTTTGCGTGAAAAACACGTGATGTCTCTAGCAACCAGCATCGGCCAAGAGATGAATGTGTTCTGTGAAACCGATGGGCATGCTTACCGTGTGACGTTTGATTCACCCGTTCTGCTTTATTCTGATATGCAGCAACTTCTTCAGTTAAATCAAAAGCATTATGGCCATGCGATTCTTAGCATGCACTATGACCCAGCAGAAAAAGATCTCGAACAAGCCATCAACGACTTGTGTGATCGTGCGGTTCAAGATGTACGTGACGGCGCCGTTTTGGTTGTGCTTTCAGACAAAGGTTTAGAGAAAGGTAAACTACCCGTTCCGGCAGCGATGGCGGTCGGTGCGGTGCAAACTAGACTTGCAGACACCAACCTACGTTGTGATGCTAACATCGTGGTTGAAACAGCAACCGCACGTGACCCACACCAATTTGCCGTACTGCTTGGCTTCGGCGCCACCGCGGTTTACCCGTATCTCGCTTATGAAGCTCTGGGCAAAATGTTGGACGATGGTTCATTAGATAAAGACTATCGCACTGCATTGCAAAATTACCAAAACGGCATCAACAAAGGTCTGTATAAGATCATGTCGAAGATGGGTATCTCGACAATTGCTTCGTATCGCTGCTCGCAGTTATTTGAGGCGGTCGGTTTACATACCGATGTCGTTGATTTGTGTTTCCGTGGCGTAACGACTCGTATCCAAGGCGCTAGCTTTAGCGACTTCCAACAAGATATCTATAATCTATCTCGTAAAGCATGGACTAAGCGTAAACCACTGGAACATGGTGGCTTGCTCAAATACGTACATGGCGGCGAATACCACGCCTACAACCCAGACGTAGTCAGTACCTTGCAAACCGCCGTAAAGACAGGCGAAACATCCGACTACCAATCTTTTGCGAAGCAAGTTAATGCTCGCCCTGCTGCTATGCTACGCGACTTAATGAGCCTCAAAAAAGCCGATCAACCTCTACCTCTAGCACAAGTAGAGCCGAGTAGCGATCTCTTTAAACGCTTCGATTCTGCCGCGATGTCGATTGGTGCCTTGAGCCCCGAAGCTCATGAAGCGCTGGCCATGGCGATGAACCGATTAGGTGGTTATTCTAACTCTGGTGAAGGCGGTGAAGATCCACGACGCTTTGGGACTGATCGCAATTCACGAATCAAGCAGATAGCTTCCGGCCGTTTTGGTGTCACGCCACATTACTTAACCAATGCGGATGTTCTGCAAATCAAGGTCGCACAAGGTGCGAAGCCAGGCGAAGGCGGTCAACTACCGGGTCATAAGGTCACGGCAGAAATCGCTAAGCTGAGATACTCAGTTCAAGGCGTAACTCTGATCTCCCCTCCTCCGCATCACGATATTTATTCTATCGAGGATCTTGCGCAGCTGATTTTCGACCTTAAGCAAGTTAACCCTAAAGCCTTGGTTTCAGTAAAATTAGTATCTGAACCGGGTGTAGGCACCATTGCCACGGGTGTAGCGAAAGCTTATGCCGACTTGATTACGATCTCCGGTTACGACGGTGGTACCGCGGCAAGCCCGCTGACTTCAGTGAAATACGCGGGTTGTCCTTGGGAGCTTGGCTTAGCCGAAACTCAACAAGCACTCGTCGCCAACGGACTTCGTCATAAGATCCGCCTGCAAGTCGATGGTGGTTTAAAAACCGGCCTCGATGTTATCAAAGGCGCGATTTTAGGCGCTGAAAGCTTTGGTTTTGGTACTGCACCAATGGTCGCAATGGGTTGTAAGTTCTTAAGAATTTGTCACCTAAATAACTGTGCGACAGGTGTGGCGACTCAAGATGAAACCCTACGCCGCGAATACTTCAAAGGCCTACCAGACATGGTGGTGAACTACTTTACCGGCCTAGCCGATGAAGTTCGCCAGTACCTTGCAGAACTTGGCGTAGAGAAACTTACTGATCTGATTGGTCGTACTGATTTGCTTGAAGCCGTTCAAGGCCTCACAGCGAAACAGAGCAAACTCGATCTCTCTTCAATACTCGAAGCTCCAGTATCTCCAGAAGGTCACCCACTGTTTTGGACCGAGCCAAACGCTCCATTTGATAAAGCTCAGCTCAACCAACAGATCCTTGATGATGCAATTGATGCGATTGAGAAACGTCAATCCACCAGCCTCTACTACAACGTAATCAACACCGATCGCTCGATTGGCGCTCGTATCTCTGGCGAAATAGCCAAACGCTACGGTAACCAAGGTATGGCGGGTTCACCCATTAAGTTATATCTCGATGGCACCGCAGGCCAATCCTTTGCGGTTTGGAACGCCGGCGGCGTAGAGCTGTATCTAACTGGTGATGCCAATGACTATGTCGGCAAAGGCATGGCGGGCGGCAAAGTAGTAATCAAACCTCACCAAGGCACAGCCTTTACTTGTAACGAAGCGACCATCATCGGCAATACCTGCTTGTATGGCGCAACCGGAGGCAAGCTGTTCGCTGCGGGTACTGCAGGCGAGCGATTTGGCGTACGTAACTCAGGTACTGTTGCGGTGATTGAAGGTGCAGGTGACAAC